GAGAACAAGCTAGTGGCGGCGCTCGTGCCGTACCTCTAGACGGTATTCGATGCGGCTCACGAGCGGGGATGCCACGACCCGTGGGGATACGTCGTCCGTGGCCCCACTCCCGGAAACCGTCGGTTAGCGCCGTGCGGGACGTGTTAATCGCTAACCCTGTTCAGTGTCGTTTATCACTCGGTTCGCCCGATTTCGCTACCATGGCTCCCGCTTATCCGCGGCTGAGGACACATCTCGACGAGGCAGGAACCGACGGGTACCTGATCAACGCCGACGGCGAGGACAGCAACCAGTACTACCTCTCGGGGTTCTACGCCATGAGTAACTTCGTTACACTGTACACCGACGGAGAGGTTCGGCTTCTCATCAACGATCTCGAATACCCCCGAGCGAGCACCGGCAGCGACGGCGACTGCGTCCGTCGGCTCTCGGAGTTCGACTACGGGAGTAGGGTCGTCGAACACGGGCCGACGAAAGCCGGGCCCCTCGCGACCGCGGCCTTCCTCTCCGAGTACGGAATCGACTCGGTGTCGGTACCCCCGTCCTTTCCGAACGGAACCGCGGACGTCCTGCACGACCGGGGCGTCGAGGTCGTCACGGATTACGACGACGCCGTGGCCAGTATCCGTGCGGTGAAGACCGACGAGGAGATCGAACGCATCGAGGAGACACAGCGGGCGAACGAGCGGGCGATGGCCGTCGCGGAGGGGATGCTCGAACGCGCGACGGTCGACGCGGGCGTCTTGGCCCTCGACGGGGAGGTCCTGACGAGCGAGCGGGTCCGTCGGGCGATCGAGGTCACGCTCCTGGAGGAGGAGTGTGGACTGAGCGACTGCATCGTCGCCTCGGGCGCGGAGGGCGCTCGGGCCCACGCAGTCGGATCGGGACCGATCGAGGCGGGTAAGCCGGTCATCGTCGACATCTTCCCGCGCAACAGGGAGTCGCGGTACTTCGCGGACATGACCCGGACGTTCGTGAAGGGCGAACCGGAGGCGAAGATCCCGGAGTGGTACGACGTGACCCTCGAAGCCTACGAGACGGCACTGGAGACGATCCGACCCGGCGTGACCGGCGAGGCGGTGAACGAGGCGGTCTGTGACGTCTTCGAACGCGAGGGCTATCCGACACTCCGGACCGACGAGTCCACCGAGGACGGCTTCACGAGCAGCACCGGTCACGGTGTCGGCCTCGACATTCACGAACGGCCAAAGCTCAGCTGGGGTGGCGGGGAGCTACGCCCGGGTCACGTCGTGACGGTCGAACCTGGGCTGTACGAACAGGGAACCGGCGGCGTTCGCCTCGAAGATCTCGTCGTGGTGACTGAGACGGGCTACGAGAACGTGACCGACTATCCCCGGGAACTCGGCGTACTGTAGCGTCCTCTGTTCAGCACGCCGCTTCTCACGGTCCGCGGACAGCGCGCAGGCCGGCCGCGTTGGATCCCTCCGCCGTGCCCGTCCGCGTTCCGCTCACAGCAACCCCAGCGCGGCGACGAGGTGGGTCATCGCCGCGACGAGCGGGACGAGGATGGCCGTCCGCA
The Halomarina pelagica DNA segment above includes these coding regions:
- a CDS encoding M24 family metallopeptidase, which produces MAPAYPRLRTHLDEAGTDGYLINADGEDSNQYYLSGFYAMSNFVTLYTDGEVRLLINDLEYPRASTGSDGDCVRRLSEFDYGSRVVEHGPTKAGPLATAAFLSEYGIDSVSVPPSFPNGTADVLHDRGVEVVTDYDDAVASIRAVKTDEEIERIEETQRANERAMAVAEGMLERATVDAGVLALDGEVLTSERVRRAIEVTLLEEECGLSDCIVASGAEGARAHAVGSGPIEAGKPVIVDIFPRNRESRYFADMTRTFVKGEPEAKIPEWYDVTLEAYETALETIRPGVTGEAVNEAVCDVFEREGYPTLRTDESTEDGFTSSTGHGVGLDIHERPKLSWGGGELRPGHVVTVEPGLYEQGTGGVRLEDLVVVTETGYENVTDYPRELGVL